The Acropora muricata isolate sample 2 chromosome 4, ASM3666990v1, whole genome shotgun sequence genome contains the following window.
GCCAACTCTGAACCACTTAGGTTTAGATAAAAGAGACGAATTGTAGCAATTTCCCTATATTAtttttgcgttcgacgaaggagaacgcttcctaattacGTGGGtctcctgtgaacgctagcgaaaactctgagggttttttgggctttctatcgggcgggcagttatgacgtcacattctcgttgcgcaaaggatttTTCctcgtgcgacacaaaattatgtCTTCTTCGCGAACATCGAGTGTTTGCGGAcgtgttgaagaatttcgtagctgttGATCTtttctcggtaagttattttctcaatgttgttgaagaatttcgtagctgcttatcaaagcctgagggaagcgtgtgccattttgggctttctatcgggcaggcagttatgacggcagtttcttacatttttgggtttcactattaaagttactattattcatgttgctgtttaaatacttcgtctttctcatttaatgtctcaactaatttcctcctatgttttttgtatgattttagctaaattcattgaacttcgaacgcacttattaatctttgattactcctagtatatatgtatttttctattttatcgtTTTAATCTCCATTGTATCACTTTCAATTTCATCGTACAAAAGAAAATCCATTAGTTCTCACAGCATTTGTACAATATCATATTTCAAACTCTTCTATTTAAATTGTAAAGTACCAGTTTCCGAAAGCCGCAGTTTGTAACagcctgatgaagaaaggcagtgcctttcgaaatatagGATAAAATGAGATATATATTCCTTACACTGTTTTATCAGCGTTACTTACATGTTTGCATGAACCGATCGAATTTATTGGAGTAAATAATTCTTTTTGACAAATCAATGAGTagcaaaagtaaaaccaatcacTTCgatttagagtagttttcaaatgactgtcgaaagtaattacgtgattgcgatcgctacgcttagtgattggcttaaaagactcgcgccagtttttcaaccaatgagaagcaaaaccaaaaccaatcgcaccatgtacgcgtgatttttcccgcgctttgagcgacttaaaggtaattgctaggaactgtgattggttcatcgcgctgtttttttctcttgttgtgattggtcggagtaattgctttggttttggtttttcgacagtcatttgaaaaccgctgtagttgctttgaaaagaaaatggtgtGACAAAAGCTAATAACACATTTGGTTTCACTAACCAACATGATTTGCTAGTTAAAACAACACCAATACCTTGCATTCCGTTAATTAGCCAATGAGATAACCaacgaaaaccaaaaccaaagcaattgcgtgattactttcgacagtcatttgaaaaccgctataTTTTGCAATAAGTGTTAATTAGACCAGATTAACCCTAAGCCCCCACTTACCCAACATTCTTGCACTGGAATTTATCTTTACACGGCCCACAGTCCGGTTCAACCCTTCCGCCATTGTAAATATGGTGAAATAAATTGATTGGTCCACAAGATTCAAACTCGTTTAACATTGGCTTGCAAACTGAGGTATGTGTACTGACCGAAATTTCTCGAACACAACACGACTCTTTGCCGAGGCAGTCCGACGTCTTATCACAGTAGGTACCAGGCTCACCCTGCTTGACCCCCTTTGTGCAATGACCATATTGGCAGACAAAACCTTCGCAACAAGTACCTAATATGTTTTAATGAACGAAAATcgaattattttaatattgagGTTCCAAGCTTAAATAAGCGCGTACACAAGCCACTACGGTCACTTTATGTCAATTTCGTTACAATAAATCGTGGCATATGAGAAGACTTCTTTGTGCACCTGAAAGGGGTGCTGTAGTCCGTTGTAGAGATACTCTCTCCCCAGTAAGTATGTCACCGAAagagtaatatttttttagtCATGTTCGGTATGTATAGGACGTTGTTTCTTCCTATCCGCAGGGGTGAACGGACTAAAATATCCGGAACAATGAAAACACTTGCATAAAATGACCGATAGACACAATACCACAGTTACACAACGTATAATCTCATGCTATTGACCAATAGCATTTACTAGCTGGAAGAACATGAATAAAAATCACCGTTATTTGCGCCAGTTGTACCACTTTAGTCGTGGGGCCAAAGGCAGCCACTAAGAGATCGATATTTTTGGCACCAACATGGCGAAAACTTGTATCACAGGCGAGCTACTAAAATAAGCGCATTTCTTAAAAGATTGAATCATGTTGCAATTCAAGTTACCCACCAATAAAATGACAAGCTGCGTGCTCGTGTAGGCAATCTCTGCATGTATGCACATCACAGAATTTTCCAGGAGGGCAATCTTTGTGGACATTGCATTCGTCAGTGCAGCCTTTGCACACAACTATTGCGGGGAACCGCCATCGAGCCATTGGCATAAAACCTGGAATATATTGCTAGAGGCAAAAGGATAGTTTTTATTGGTTACAGAGGGAACTAAGCCAGTTAAAAACTACCCACCTAGCTTGGGGCAAAAGCAGCGGACATATTAGGCGATAAATCTCAATCACTCGCCAGATCAGTCTCTTCCGGTGACATTTTAAAACGCTCCCATGCATCGATTGTTCATGTACCCTGCTAACATGTATAAGAAAATTAGGTTTTGCTCAATTGCAAATATTTGCTAGGAGGTCGATAAGCGATAAGGATTGCCGCCAGAAAAGCCACAAAGAATCCACTGCTTTCCTGTTAGTATTCAGCTGTTAATTCGATCAAAAGCAAGCCTTGTTGAAAATGTTTACTTAATTTAATTTCATAGAGTGACACGAAcctttaatttttgccaatccGTGACCGAGATTACAAAAAACAGCGATCCTGAGACGTTCTAATTAATATTTCTGAACCATGAAGATTTCATTGTTCTCTCAACTTACACGTTTTTTGCCTGTGATATTCCGCAATCCTTGTTTGCCAGAAACCTTGGTAATGTTTTGCGCACCATAGGAAAAGCTCAATTTGAAGAACAGAACAGTAACTAttaaaactagcaaaaaccgcCGGATTTTCAAATACATTTTACGGCATTTTAGTAAACAAAACAATGGCAGTTTTGTCTTAAGGGaagattttaataatttatgctTGTAGTCAATTTAAGGAatcaaaataaatgacaatggGCTTACTAGTTGGAGTCATCATAGAGAGCCACGGCATAGGATGATCTGCGCTTTTAAGGTTTAAAACCtgttatccaaatgcaaagcaatGTGTGACTACAAATCGTAATAACTAGCATGGCTTCAATTTTAATCAAATTTCATTAGCTTCCTGTTGAAGGGACAGAAAGCGACTGTTACATTAACTATCTCTTCTGGGCTTCCTGTTGAAGGGAGAGAAAGTGACTGTTACACTAACGATTTCTTCTGGCCGGTTCAACTCTATACTGAATTGCCCTTCGTCATCGCTAAATGTGTCTTTTTCGGTTCACTCTTCATCTCATTGTCCAACCTTGCAATTGGGAATGAAATCAACTTCAATACATCACCCAAGCCCAAACGCCAAGGGAGAGATCATGAGAGCGAGGTTTCCTAGAAGTGGAATCCAGTGGAATCTGATCTTCATGGTGTATGATCATAAATTCCTGAGAAGAACTGTCTCCGATGATGATTGACGTTTCGCCAACCTCAGTAAGCATGACAGCTAACTCagtcagacatagtttgattctactctggcttaaaatgaatgcgaCCTAAAACATTACGATTCGAGACCATTCTTCAAGGTCTTAATCGTAAATTGtatttttaagttgcattcaatTTGAGCCAGAGAAGCATCAGACTGATGTCTGATTGTCCCCTAGGCTGCTGCATGAACTGTAATCTAGCCAGCTCAGGGTTAAGAGAATTCAGGTTTTCGAAACATTATACTTATTAGCAAATGTTTTTTCCGAGTACTTTTCTCACCCGGACTATCAAACTGCTATCCTTCGATTTTTAGTCGGCTGAGCAATGCtagcttatttgattttcatgctgCAGTAGCCTGAGTAAGAGCCACCTTGCTATGGTCCA
Protein-coding sequences here:
- the LOC136915266 gene encoding uncharacterized protein, with the protein product MYLKIRRFLLVLIVTVLFFKLSFSYGAQNITKVSGKQGLRNITGKKRQYIPGFMPMARWRFPAIVVCKGCTDECNVHKDCPPGKFCDVHTCRDCLHEHAACHFIGTCCEGFVCQYGHCTKGVKQGEPGTYCDKTSDCLGKESCCVREISVSTHTSVCKPMLNEFESCGPINLFHHIYNGGRVEPDCGPCKDKFQCKNVGTKGLHFVCLKEDEA